Proteins encoded within one genomic window of Drosophila willistoni isolate 14030-0811.24 chromosome XL unlocalized genomic scaffold, UCI_dwil_1.1 Seg141, whole genome shotgun sequence:
- the LOC124459673 gene encoding uncharacterized protein DDB_G0271670-like: MMASIPQPPRPRKVVRVVRKKKRAINDNSESDGAVETTTGGNSSGGQNTGRQNSIDSHRGGGGGGGDQKEDQQSRHYYNAPLSEIEAVRQAHEVATAAAASTSRPWTPMPPRKPSGSGAAVKAKAKGKTKQRSTAAAGAAAAAAAATSTKTKGKGQGGGSDSSDLDSSDSSSDDDDASSSSNSTSSTSSTSSSSSTNDSSSSTSPAVPAAAAANGKTRVAALLNPSSAAASGASSLVATLKKTKLQTRSSHASTTSTSLANSGKQYKDPSKIA; this comes from the coding sequence ATGATGGCATCCATACCACAGCCGCCCCGCCCACGCAAAGTGGTGCGTGTGGTGCGCAAGAAAAAACGTGCCATCAACGATAATAGCGAATCAGATGGAGCTGTCGAGACAACCACAGGCGGCAATAGCTCCGGTGGCCAAAATACAGGACGTCAGAACTCAATTGATAGCCATcgaggcggcggcggcggcggcggcgaccAGAAGGAGGATCAACAAAGTCGTCACTACTATAATGCCCCGCTTTCCGAAATTGAGGCTGTGCGACAGGCCCATGAAGTGGCCACAGCTGCGGCGGCTAGTACCAGTCGACCCTGGACCCCGATGCCACCACGCAAGCCATCCGGCAGCGGTGCCGCCGTCAAAGCCAAGGCCAAGGGCAAGACCAAACAGCGATCAACAGCTGCAGCAGgtgcagcagctgctgctgctgctgcaacttCAACGAAAACTAAGGGCAAAGGGCAGGGGGGAGGTAGTGATTCCAGTGATTTGGATAGCAGTGACTCATCtagcgatgatgatgacgccTCCTCTTCCTCCAATTCTACTTCCTCGACATCATCCACCTCTTCGTCGTCCTCTACAAATGATAGTTCATCCTCCACATCGCCCGCggtgcctgctgctgctgccgccaaTGGTAAAACCCGTGTTGCCGCCCTGCTTAATCCATCTTCTGCTGCCGCTTCTGGTGCTTCATCCCTGGTGGCAACTTTAAAAAAGACCAAATTGCAAACCCGTTCATCGCACGCAAGCACAACATCCACATCCTTGGCCAATAGCGGCAAACAGTATAAAGATCCAAGTAAAATCGCTTAA